From Cannabis sativa cultivar Pink pepper isolate KNU-18-1 chromosome 8, ASM2916894v1, whole genome shotgun sequence, a single genomic window includes:
- the LOC133030572 gene encoding uncharacterized protein LOC133030572 encodes MTSNTAESFNSVKEEFRKYPITTLVEFIRFTLQSWFADRLENADKCTIPLATLFEKNLAKIHENARYRCVQRNGASLYNVCRGPNGEKGGDVNLVERTFTCGVFTLLKLPYLHACAAALKTNTSVYTLCSPYYSKETWKKIYDDTINLASDEDDWALPEHIKNMKVGVPVEKKPIVV; translated from the coding sequence ATGACCAGCAACACTGCTGAAAGCTTCAATAGTGTTAAAGAAGAGTTCaggaaatatccaataactactttggttgaatttatcagGTTCACACTACAATCGTGGTTCGCTGATCGCCTCGAAAATGCTGACAAATGTACAATCCCTTTGGCCACGCTCTTTGAAAAAAACTTGGcgaaaattcatgaaaatgcaaggtaCAGGTGCGTCCAACGAAATGGAGCCAGTTTGTATAACGTTTGTAGGGGACCTAACGGTGAAAAAGGTGGTGATGTGAACCTAGTTGAAAGAACATTCACCTGTGGCGTGTTTACGTTATTGAAACTCCCCTACCTTCATGCATGTGCCGCGGCATTGAAAACGaatacaagtgtgtacacgctttgctcaccttattattcGAAAGAAACATGGAAGAAGATttacgatgataccatcaatctTGCTAGTGATGAGGATGATTGGGCTCTCCcagaacacatcaagaatatgaaagttggggtaccTGTGGAAAAGAAGCCTATAGTCGTCTGA